A window from Falco naumanni isolate bFalNau1 chromosome 3, bFalNau1.pat, whole genome shotgun sequence encodes these proteins:
- the FAM83H gene encoding LOW QUALITY PROTEIN: protein FAM83H (The sequence of the model RefSeq protein was modified relative to this genomic sequence to represent the inferred CDS: deleted 1 base in 1 codon): MARRSQSSSQGDNPLDPNYLPPHYKEYYRLALDVLTEEGKESYQRFLAEEAAPDFLCNSEVDHIIQNLQKPQYAHQEGSTDTAGDNDMDGSSGTYWPMNSDLAVPELDLGWPMVFGFRGTEVTTLVQPPPPDNPSIKEEARRMIRAAQQVVAIVMDIFTDVDLLFEVLDAAARRVPVYILLDEMNSQLFLDTAAKCRVNLNYVEFLRVRTVSGPTYYCRTGMSFKGHMKEKFLLVDCMVVLSGNYSFMWSFEKIHRSIAHIFQGELVASFDEEFRILFAQSEPLVPPANVLAKAENTFAMTPFGNNMPFFPKKAPLMFQRDDSLFPSFMDRVDPDRYFLSNFRRDDMLRHTVEGSAMRMYKKVEMENSQMDPVRGFLRSKQLELDAFKRHSFAEGTFENFASSKQYARQMFMNNMDEFKIQSSHFQKDQFYQYQFEHPHLSGRPQGLFERIRGGRPGFNELEDYGEGPRYPELESNFPQEGFPLRLDYVPSNSSREVRHGSDQLNPAGNGPMGMMLRRQNIGQKFICQTSPTQKQSLEQRLFFQDKDEDQDEDKNTQENRTGLRNWRISSYLSAYQSEPEEGLPMPMESEAYNDVLGDTLTKHPTDLIPAFKSPIPFNSKSLGIDSAKEFADPDRVGEETPIMKQDAFRSRINPLIQRSSRLRSSLIFSAAKLDQPNTTIEKVQMIQKEQMSSELTKDNETIKTATSSKVAELLEKYKAVGKDTERATVTHTKAVSSYLQEESQNTEKKCTKSVQYKILESRVLDSKDSCSTYRVHGEADRPFGMASSTPQLADTLSKDPLAHISTKVDKLSSRFYPIENKPALPEKESLIFVGDTQKLTLPEKKERVTFKDDTQKLVNTELKKPQIRTGTTSVLENLPRSQGSDSSLNKSEEDCSKQEQNPMEFLRKGSLRLKQLLNPKGEKKSEEEPTSESGKSDKQAVILKRSSIGDCQEMMEEEKTHKFATPLPPKSSQPTQGRFPSSTANILYSSNLRDDTKVILEQISANSQKNRAELAKQLPSTSNPDLSKSTTSLERKGEKEKSCNIHRSESFGSQKRNLQRQPSEDRDTLLKKMENMRKEKRVYSRFEVFCKKDEHTSQSEEEYDTDAKDKKMGKFMPKILGTFKTKK; encoded by the exons aTGGCTCGTCGATCTCAAAGCTCCTCACAGGGGGACAATCCCCTTGACCCTAACTATCTC CCCCCCCATTACAAGGAGTATTACCGCTTAGCTTTGGATGTGCTTACTGAAGAAGGCAAAGAAAGTTACCAACGCTTCCTGGCAGAGGAAGCAGCCCCTGATTTTCTTTGCAACTCAGAGGTGGATCACATCATACAGAATCTCCAGAAGCCCCAGTACGCCCATCAGGAAGGTAGCACAGACACCGCAGGTGACAATGACATGGATGGATCCTCTGGGACTTACTGGCCCATGAACTCAGACCTTGCTGTTCCTGAGCTTGACCTGGGCTGGCCAATGGTCTTTGGATTCAGGGGAACAGAGGTAACAACCCTCGTGCAACCACCACCCCCGGACAATCCCAGCATTAAGGAGGAGGCTCGCAGAATGATTCGAGCAGCTCAACAG GTGGTAGCCATAGTGATGGACATTTTCACTGATGTGGATCTGCTCTTTGAGGTGTTGGATGCCGCTGCTCGCAGAGTGCCTGTGTACATCTTGCTGGATGAAATGAactctcagcttttccttgaCACAGCTGCTAAATGCAGAGTCAATCTTAACTATGTGGAG TTCCTAAGGGTGAGGACAGTTTCTGGCCCAACCTACTACTGCCGCACGGGGATGTCCTTCAAAGGCCACATGAAAGAGAAATTCCTTCTGGTAGACTGCATGGTGGTGCTGAGTGGCAACTACAG TTTTATGTGGTCTTTTGAGAAGATTCACAGAAGCATTGCACACATCTTCCAGGGGGAGCTGGTGGCCAGCTTTGACGAAGAATTCCGAATTTTGTTTGCACAGTCAGAACCTCTTGTTCCTCCAGCCAATGTCTTGGCAAAGGCAGAGAACACATTTGCCATGACTCCCTTTGGCAATAACATgcctttctttccaaaaaaagcACCCCTGATGTTCCAGAGGGATGACAgcctttttccctcctttatgGACAGAGTTGACCCAGACAGGTATTTCCTATCAAATTTCAGGCGGGATGACATGTTGCGCCATACCGTGGAGGGGTCAGCCATGCGAATGTATAAAAAGGTAGAAATGGAGAATTCTCAGATGGATCCTGTCAGGGGTTTTCTCCGTTCCAAGCAGTTGGAGTTGGATGCTTTTAAGAGACACAGTTTTGCAGAAGgaacatttgaaaattttgcTTCTTCCAAACAGTATGCCAGGCAGATGTTCATGAACAATATGGATGAATTTAAAATCCAGTCTAGTCATTTTCAGAAGGATCAGTTCTACCAGTACCAGTTTGAACATCCCCATCTTTCTGGAAGACCTCAGGGACTCTTTGAGAGAATCCGAGGTGGCAGGCCAGGATTCAATGAACTGGAAGACTATGGAGAGGGACCCAGGTACCCTGAACTTGAATCCAATTTTCCACAGGAGGGCTTCCCCTTAAGGCTGGATTACGTACCTTCAAATTCTTCCAGGGAAGTGAGACATGGCTCTGATCAGCTGAATCCTGCAGGCAATGGCCCAATGGGAATGATGTTAAGAAGGCAGAATATAGGACAGAAATTTATTTGCCAGACTTCACCTACACAGAAGCAAAGCCTGGAACAACGCCTGTTCTTCCAAGACAAAGATGAGGACCAAGATGAAGACAAGAACACACAGGAAAATAGAACAGGTTTACGTAACTGGAGGATTTCTTCATACCTTAGCGCATACCAGTCCGAACCAGAAGAAGGTCTTCCAATGCCTATGGAATCAGAGGCATATAATGATGTTCTTGGGGATACCCTCACAAAGCACCCCACTGACCTCATCCCAGCGTTCAAATCCCCTATACCTTTTAATAGCAAGTCACTGGGAATTGACAGTGCCAAAGAATTTGCAGATCCTGACAGAGTAGGTGAAGAAACCCCTATAATGAAACAAGATGCCTTTAGGTCCAGGATAAATCCTTTGATCCAGAGGAGCTCAAGACTCAGGTCCTCTCTGATTTTCAGTGCTGCCAAGCTAGATCAGCCTAACACCACAATAGAAAAGGTTCAGATGATccaaaaagaacaaatgtcCAGTGAGTTGACAAAAGACAACGAAACTATAAAGACAGCCACCTCATCTAAAGTAGCAGAACTTTTAGAGAAGTACAAAGCTGTGGGCAAGGACACAGAACGAGCTACAGTCACTCATACCAAAGCTGTTTCCAGTTATCTACAAGAAGAATCACagaacacagagaagaaatgtaCCAAATCCGTGCAATATAAGATTCTGGAGAGTAGGGTACTAGACTCCAAAGACTCCTGCAGTACTTACAGAGTGCATGGAGAAGCAGACAGACCATTTGGAATGGCATCATCAACCCCCCAGCTTGCTGACACATTGAGTAAAGATCCCCTAGCACACATTAGCACTAAGGTGGACAAATTATCATCTCGGTTTTACCCCATAGAGAATAAACCTGCTCTTCCAGAAAAGGAGAGTCTTATATTTGTAGGAGACACTCAGAAATTGACTCTTccagagaagaaggaaagagtgACATTCAAAGATGACACTCAAAAATTAGTCAATACAGAACTGAAGAAACCACAGATTAGGACAGGTACCACATCAGTTCTTGAAAATTTACCTAGAAGTCAAGGATCTGACAGCTCTCTCAATAAATCTGAGGAAGACTGttcaaaacaagaacaaaatccaatggaatttttaagaaaagggtCACTACGGCTGAAGCAACTTTTGAACccaaaaggtgaaaagaaatCGGAGGAGGAACCCACTTCTGAGAGTGGAAAATCTGACAAGCAGGCTGTGATTCTCAAACGATCTTCCATAGGGGACTGTCAGGAAAtgatggaggaagaaaaaacccataaaTTTGCAACACCACTTCCTCCCAAAAGCAGCCAGCCAACACAGGGGAGATTTCCTTCATCCACAGCTAACATCCTGTACAGTAGCAACCTCCGTGATGATACCAAGGTGATTTTGGAACAAATCTCTGCAAACAGTCAGAAGAACAGAGCTGAACTGGCCAAGCAACTACCATCCACTAGTAACCCTGATCTTTCTAAGTCAACTACAAGCTTAGAAAGGAAAggtgagaaggagaaaagctgtAACATCCACAGGTCAGAGAGTTTTGGGAGCCAGAAACGAAATCTTCAGCGGCAACCATCAGAGGATAGAGATacccttctgaaaaaaatggagaatatGCGGAAGGAGAAGCGAGTCTACAGTAGATTTGAGGTCTTCTGCAAAAAGGATGAACATACAAGTCAAAGTGAAGAGGAGTATGACACAGATGCCAAAGACAAGAAGATGGGAAAATTCATGCCCAAAATCCTGGGGACCTTCAAGACCAAAAAATGA